Part of the Zingiber officinale cultivar Zhangliang chromosome 8A, Zo_v1.1, whole genome shotgun sequence genome, CAAATTGATAGATGAAAGTAGATTCCCGCCGATGTTCAGAATTTAATCCACTATCCAATCCCTTTTTTCTCCTATATGAGTGAGCCCTTGCTGATTTTTTACCCAAGTACTCTGAAGCGAAAGTTCTTTTGTAAACACTTCTATTTAATGGCTTGAAGCACCAAGTACTTCTCTAGTTCTGGCATTTTTGTGTGCCCTTTAGAAGTCTTCTAGTCCCCCTTGTCGATGTTGCAACCATTAATAAGTGCAAATTTGGTTAGACAGCTTTTGAGATAGGTTGACACATGCATCTTCAACTCCTCTTCCATTCACCAAAATGTATAGCATCTTCAAAGGGTAAGGTTTGCCCTGAAGATTCATAATTGAGAAGCAAGGATAAGTTGTTTTTTCTCCTGTTGGTTTCTCAAATTGTTGCCAACTCTAATGTTTTCAAGAAAGAGGATCTGATCAAAATGGGGGGAAATTTGAGGTAATTGCTGAGAACTATGGCTTCCATGAGAATGAGACCCATAGGAACAGATATTAAACAAGTTATGTTATACTTGATATGTGTTTACTAAAGTTTCAGACATTGTTTCTTCAACGATTCAAATACCGGCAAGAATGAGTTGTGCCAAGAAGTAGTTTCACTCACTCTGACCTTCAACTAGAATTTAAACTGAGCCCTATTGGGTCTTGTCGCTCTGCACTTACTTCCTAGTAACAATTTAATGTGTTGCTTGGTGTCAGCTATGCTTTTTCCGCCCCAAGACTTCAGTCTTCTTGAATGTATTGCTCATTGTTTAAATTACTAGATCAACTGCATgagtcctatgtctgtccaggttCTTTTGGTGTTCCAATATCTACTCTATCAAAAGAAGTGAACTTAAATTTTGCAAGGTCCTGGATGCCGAGTTTGTCAGTATCGACCAAGCAACCTATTCGGTCTCATAGTGGTGAGATTTCAGACAGTTCCccctttcttgatttttttttttttccattgcaTTATATGatagatgcaaaaaaaaaaaaaaattagatttacaGGTTTATTGGTGAGCTTGGAAATATATTAATGCTGTTCTTGTGTGCATTTTTTTGTTCTTAAAAGTTTTTGTtagatttaataattatttataacATTGGCCTCTGCTTTCCATCAAAATTGATTCATCCAAAATTGAATGGATTTGAGGGGAAGGGAGGGAAGTGATAGAATATAACTGTACTCATGTTTCCACGAACACCATTGACCATCACTTTGTTCTTAATTGTCCAAAACCACTTGTTGTTTGAGACCACCAAAACTGCCACCATTGGTTGCCGGCCAATGATCATCGAACATCGTCACTTGTCGATGACGACGATCGTAGGGAACTCCACTTTTGGTGACCACTTGCTGGCTGATGGTTGCTAGCCATCACTAACCTTCACACCTAAAAACATAATGTAGGttaccttcattttttttttttacctcttGTTCCTCCACTTCCCTCCTTCAGTTTTCTTTCCCTTCAATTATGTTCCTTCCAAGTACGTAATTTGAAAAAGAAAGTATTCCAAACTATTTCCCAGCCTTTTGTTTCACTACATTATGCTAAttcattaataaattaatttggcAGTGGGACCAAAAATGTTTTTGATGATTAGCTATGAACAAAGACAGTGATTAAATCCCCTTGCTATATTGATGGATCTGAAAGCTTTTATTACAGATTATGACATTTTACTAGAAAATTGAGTTGTGCTGGAATTGTACTGACAAACTTAGAGGAAAgtcaaaaaatcattaaaaacctTTGAGCTGTATGCAGTTGTTTCCACAACCATCTAATCAATGAGCTAGGAATTAATTATATTACGAGTAAAGGATCACAAAATTGATGTATTCTTCCACTGTAACTTTTCCAAAATTTTACAATTAAAGAGTAAAACTGAATCAAACTaatgaaaacaaataaaaataaagaaaatactaGTTTTAATTCCTCAAAGTTTGTACTATACTCAAGGGCATCTGGTGCTCCTTCCTGGCCCTCCAAAGTAGAAATAGTTTCCCCAGACACTATTGCTTCTGGCTTGAATGTCATAGCAATTTGGATGATCAGCAATGACCTTTAGGTTTGCTGCAGGGATGAGACTGTTGTCCCAGTCCACCACTTTCAAGTTCCTAAAGTAAGCCGCCTGCCTAAACCCTTGCTCAGCGTAATGCCCGCTGCCCATTTGAGTGGAGGTGTGGACGCCGGCCGGGCGAGTGTTGAAGATCTCACCTCCGAATTGCACCATCGTGGCATGTACCGCGAGGTGATTGAACAAGTAGGATGGCCAATAGCCCACCAGCACCCCGGGACCAAACTCCAGCCACCAATTCCCATGCTTTGGAtcctacattctcaaatttaacTCACTGAACCATTGGAACAATGTTGTTGCTGAACAAAATACTTTAGCCATTTCTTTCATCTAATCAGATTCACTTTAGTCTATAAAATTATAATCTTTACAGAGTATCAATGAGTCAAAGACCAATTCTTAAAAGTGTAAGGCATTTCAGAAGTGCCCACTCAGAATCCACTGAGTGAACTGAGGATTCTGAATCTACCACTATCTCAATTGAGGACAGCAAATAGTGGCATTCAAAGCAGTAGCAAAGTCAAAAGGAAGTATGATAAATAACTTGAAGTTTCTTTAGTGGAGTTGAATAGCAGAtttacttagttaaaaaaaaaattaagagttGATAGATATAGCTTACCTTCCATATCAAGAGACTGATATCGAATTGCTTGCCATTATAAGTTGAGACTGGAGATATTGCAGCACCTATTGCAATTCTATTACTTGTTTGGACGAAGCCCGAGCATAGTAAGTTGTAGCAACCTGTTTCTCGATATGCATCTGTCTATAGTGCAATGAAAATAAAGGAATTGTTTTCTtgaaggaaacaaaaaaaaaaaactagagacTTACTGTCCAATAAGTGAAAAATCTAGGAGAGTTATCACCATACAGCTGCGGACTCACCTAAgatagaagaaaaagaaaaaatcatTCTTGTTAATTTGCTAATAAAGAGATAAACTAGTCAAGACACACTTAACTCTTCACTAGTACATCATGAATCAAATATCACCAACTATTTTGGCTTGTTGTCTCCATCAGTTGAGAGAAAAAAACTATTGAAGTCAGAATTTTGGCCTGAATTAGGTTGATCAGTTAATGTTGATGCAGACATAACCTAAGAGTCAGTAAAGTCTCTGTTTGGTAGAtgataatgaaattaaaaaaaaaacaaaattctaTAACTCATTACCTCaccattttttttataaattaaaaatattcacAAAGCCTGTACAAAAGCACTAAATTAAGCTAAAGGAAAAGTGGAGACGCCAATGACTTTTCCATCAAGCTCTACTACCACACTTTCCACACTATAATGACTTCTTGGTGTGGTTTCTTTCAGTATTCTCTAAAATCATACATATTGAAGTATTAAGTTAGgcttgtatgtatgtatgtatgtatgtatgtatatatttacCTGCCACCCTGCTTCGATGGTGTTGAGATCAGTGGCGAAGGATCCAGAGATGACCCAAATTTGCGATAAGCTGAATTCGGAAGAAGAACTCAACTTTGGAGCCCACACATTTAAGCTTGCTTTGGCTCCATAAAGTTCTTCTCCCACAGCATAACCtactgcatgctggatgcatccCCACATAAAACATTTCATTAGTTCATATAATTAATATCCTGTATTTTCCTAAAAGAATTccagaaataaaaaatatattaaaaaaattagagtattatttaattctaacatACGTTTGACTTGGTTAAGGAGTTCATGTGCAAATACAGTAGGAAAAAAAAAGTAGTTTTTAGATTTCAATTTCAAGTTTagtcaaaaattcaatttaattaggATGGATAGtagattttatttgattttaattagatttgaatGATTTATTGGCATCTATTCGACGCTTAGAGAAGCGTCGGTAATAGCAACCTAATTTGATTTGACTCGTTTAATTTAATGATTTATGACGTCATGAGAAATTATCAATCACTGTACCTCATGGCTTCCGCCGACGGAATCTCGTTCCGCGCTGGCCGCCGGAGCCGGGGGCTTTCTGCCGAAGCTCCTCGCCGAGCTGGCTCGGAGTATGTCTTCTTCCCTGGTTCTCCGGATCGGCACGGTGCCCTCCGGGCACGTCTCGCCGCCGCCGCTCCAGAGCTGCTGTattcctccgccgccgccgccagttTCGTATCCTTTAGGCCTCTCCGGCGGATCCTCCACCACTGCTTCCGATCCTTGCAGAACCGGGTGATCGAACGCCGGCTGAAGGTGCGTCGAAACGCAGTCGATGAGATCACCGTCAGGACTCTGCTCCGCCACCAAAACAGAGCATTTGtttggataaattttttttaacgatTAATCAAAACCAAAGCAGAAgattttctttatgtttttaccTGGATTGTCTTGATAGCAGGCTTATTAATCTTCCGGAGTTGCGATCTTATTATTCGTCGATACTTTCGCAGCTCTTCGCCTGACCGCACCGCCGTGTCGTTCCCCCCCtccgcctccgccgccgccgccgccgcagccTCCGCGAGCACTAAAATCGCAAGAAAGGCAACAACTTGCGCCGCCCTGCAGCCCCAAGAAGCAGCCATAGAATCGATCTGAAGCGGACACAAGTAAGATCCTCCTCCTACATTCGCATGCTtgtcgtcttcttcttcctcctccaaagCATCATCTTCCGATACATAAATTAAAAGAACGGGGATGGGAGATTAGTCCGCCATTAATTAATCTGCAGGTGTTATTATAGAATTCCCTGCATGTGGGCGAGGAGCAATGAGGATGGAGCtctgcttttttttttttctttatctttgttGCCTTTTTtcccccttcctcctcctcctcctcttcttctcacaTGATGATGGGTTTTATAGGTAGGTGGAGAAAAAAGGAGGGGAGGCATTGAATACTGATGCTGGGGAAGCTGGTGTTGCTTCTCTTCTTTTGATTGCAATTGATCTTTTGGGTTTGTGGTTTCTTCGCATTCATTTTGCTGGGAGTTCACTCGATTGAGAGGTCTGCAGGCATGCAAAGTGTTCTGCTCTCTTGTTTCTTCTCACATCCACTCCTCCTCCAGTCCTCCTCTCGGTTCCCTAGATTGTTGCTTTGACTGCCCTCTGGTTCATTGTTTTGGAACCCAATTAGACACCAGACCTAACCGACTCACATAGTCTGACTCAATTGAGCTCAACTAGCTCATTTCAGCTCTATTGCTTACTCACAAGTTCATTgtcaatttgttttttttttatgtttatttttggtAGGTTTGACTTATACATCATCCGTCAAAGCACCCTACTGTCGAGCGAACACTGGACAAAACGTGGTATCAGTACCTTAATATTATTATTCATTTCAGCGGGTCAACTTTGAAACGTGAGAGGAGGAGAATACGTGCATAAATTAGGGTGTTTATCTCTTAGAATCATACTATATATACATATTTTATGTCATAATTATTATGATCTTCACTGTAATAATACTAAAATTGAATTGTTAGTAGTTGTTTTTTTTCTCACATTTCATTTCATTCTTtcaatattaaattaagttattcTATCAATTACTTTTAACTTCCTATACCTAATAGTATAGTTATGTTTTTCTTTCCTTAGTTGTTAAGAAGAGTTTAACTATAAATTTCTCAAGTTTTTAGGCTATTTTAAGACTTGATGCCCGTACTCTACTTCGATATTGTATGACTCCTATCGTCTAACTAAGAAGGGATCTTATTCAAAGAATACTGGATTGATAGACCGTCCGTTACAAGCGCTTCCTGATTAATTTTAACAGTCGATGAAAAATTTTCTTGATAGTTTGAGTGAAGGATGCCACGGCTCCTATTTACTACATGTGAAGTCCGGGGAATAATGGTCCACACCCACAAGAACCAAAAGTATACAAGATTTCACTCTCAACCAAGACATGTAGATTCTATTCCCACTAAatagggttttcaaatctagacGACAGGGTGAATGAATAAATATCATTGATCGCTTAAGTTATGTTCTTTCTTGATCCAAATTCTAATTTAATGATCAAAAGCATCTTATGCTGGTAATGATATTATGAGTAGCTTAACCCCTCTTTGCAGACTCACAGCACAAAAGATGAGTGCATTGCAACAGCTAGGGTTTGCTCCTGTTGTGCATATGCAATGAAAAGGCAAAGTACAAGGATCAAAAGAAAAATAGCTTAGAAGCTAATGCCATCTTTCCATGAGTAACTACTGTTccatacacaaaaaaaaaaaaaaggtatgaGTTGCAACTACAATTCATGCATGTTATGGACAGATCGAAACTAAAACTCaagaaagaagaaatagataTTGAACACCATGAACATTCAAGGACAAATGTTCTCCAACACAAAAGATGATAAAGTATCATCTTTTAGAGAGAGAAAGGGTAAAGAAATGAAAAGTACATAAGGGCAATGTTTTACAAAACAATAGAGATGATAAATTCAAAGGAAgaaagaaataaaggaatcaaaagTTCAGAGCATCCAAATTAAACATTCCTAATAATGTGTAAAACCTTTCCAATAGGCTCACATATGCTCATCTGTTTATCCACAGATTGGTTTTGAGACtgaaactagaaaaaaaaaaaaagagagagagagaataagaGTAATTCAATCTGCAGATTTAGTTTAAACATTCAACTTCAGTCAATCAAAAGGCCTTTATCGACAATTATTTGGTCTATGGTAAACTAGTTAGATGGGGTACTGCTGTAAGGGATTTAATCTTCTTGTTCCCACCTCATGGTCAAGAACTAACAAAATCCTTTTAGCATCTTCAAGTACTTAACAAAATAAAGAAGAACAGTTCAATCTACAAACTTTGACCATACATTCAATATAAGTCAATCAAAACCCTTTGAACGACTTCATAAAACCCCAAACCCTAAAAACATGAAGCAGAACCAAGATGAAGAAACGAAAGAATAAAAGGATGATACATGTATGGAAACAGGTTTTCAAGAATCCTCCAATCGATACAAAAACCAAAATTTGACTTGCAGCAACAAAAAAACATAAACATACTGGATATTGAAGATCTTCAC contains:
- the LOC122008798 gene encoding uncharacterized protein LOC122008798, with translation MAASWGCRAAQVVAFLAILVLAEAAAAAAAEAEGGNDTAVRSGEELRKYRRIIRSQLRKINKPAIKTIQSPDGDLIDCVSTHLQPAFDHPVLQGSEAVVEDPPERPKGYETGGGGGGIQQLWSGGGETCPEGTVPIRRTREEDILRASSARSFGRKPPAPAASAERDSVGGSHEHAVGYAVGEELYGAKASLNVWAPKLSSSSEFSLSQIWVISGSFATDLNTIEAGWQVSPQLYGDNSPRFFTYWTTDAYRETGCYNLLCSGFVQTSNRIAIGAAISPVSTYNGKQFDISLLIWKDPKHGNWWLEFGPGVLVGYWPSYLFNHLAVHATMVQFGGEIFNTRPAGVHTSTQMGSGHYAEQGFRQAAYFRNLKVVDWDNSLIPAANLKVIADHPNCYDIQARSNSVWGNYFYFGGPGRSTRCP